GCGACCGTGCGGGTAGCGCTGGTAGGCAAATACGTGACGCATCAGGACGCCTACAAGTCGATCATGGAAAGTTTTGTGCTGGCCGGGGCTGAGCATGGCGTGCAGGTAGAGGTCAAGCAGGTACTCTCTGACGAGATCACGTCTGACAACGTGGCCGAACTGCTGGGCGACGTGTCGGGCATTCTGGTGGCGCCTGGCTTTGGCGAGCGGGGTATTGAAGGAAAAATTGAGGCGGTCCGCTATGCCCGTGAGCAGAACGTTCCGTTTTTTGGCATTTGCCTGGGCATGCAGTGCGCGGTGATCGAATTTGCCCGCAATGTATGTGGCTGGCGTGATGCGCACTCGACGGAGTTTGACCCGGACACGCCTCATCCGGTTATCGATTTGATGGCGGAGCAGAAAAAAATTACCGACAAGGGAGGTACCATGCGGCTGGGGGCCTACGACTGTCACCTGGTGGAAGGTTCTCGGGTGCGGGCTATCTACGGTACCTCGGATGTGCGCGAGCGGCATCGCCACCGCTACGAAGTCAACAACGTGCTGCGCTACAAGCTATTGGAGCACGGCATGCAGTTTACTGGATTGAACTTAGAGCGCGATCTGGTAGAAATCATTGAGTTGCCCGATCATCGATGGTTCATCGGTGTGCAGTTCCATCCTGAATACAAATCGACGGTGGGACGACCGCATCCGCTTTTTTCTGCGTTTGTGGCTGCCTGCGTTGAGTATGCCCGTGAGCGGGGGCAATTGCAGACGCCTCGGCCCCGGCGGCGCCAGAAAACGCTGCGGCTGGCTTCTGCTCGCATGTGATCAGGCGCCCAGCTCCAGGGCGTAGTAAAGACTCAACAAAATCGTCAGTACGTACAGAATCGGGTGCACGGCGCGCGGGCGACCGCGCAGCACTTGCAGCAGGACATACGCGATCAGGCCGAAGGCAATTCCGTTGGCAATAGAGTAGGTAAAGGGCATAAGGGTAATGGTTAGAAAGGCGGGAATTGCCTCCTCGTATTTGCGCCAGTTTAACGTGGTTAGCCCCTGCATCATCAGCACACCCACCAGAATCAGGGCCGGTGCAGTAGCCGCTGCCGGTATGGCGGTAAAGAGGGGCGCCAGGAAAAGCGAGAGCAGGAAAAGCACGGCGACCACCACGGCAGTCAGGCCGGTGCGGCCTCCTTCTTCAATGCCAGTGGCCGATTCGATGTAGGTGGTAACGGTGCTGGTGCCCAGCAGGGCGCCCAGCGTAGTGCCGACAGCGTCAGCCGTAAAGGCTTCGCGGGCCCGTGCCAGTTCACCGCGAGCATTGAGAAAGCCGCCCAGTCGCCCGATGCCCATCAGCGTGCCGGCCGTATCGAAGAAATCCACAAACAGAAAGGCCAGCACGACGCTCAGCAGTTTGGCATGGAGCAGCGTGCGGAAGTCAAACGCGGCGAGCGTTTCCCGGGGCAGAGCTGGAAACTGCACCCAGCGTTCTGGTAGCGGAGCCAGTCCTGTCAGCCAGGCCCCCAGCGTACCTGCCAGAATGCCCAGCAGCAGGGCCCCGGGGATACGGCGTACCAGCAGGAGGCTCATAAGAACCAGTGTGCCCAGCGCCAGCAGCGTAGCAGGGCGCGTCAGGGGGCCCAGCGTAACGAGCGTGGCAGGGCTATCGACAACCAGACCGGCGTTTTGAAAGCCAATAATGGCCAGAAATAAGCCAATTCCTCCGGAGGTGGCCACCTTCAGGGGATCCGGGATGGCCCGGAGAACGGCGCTGCGCACTCCGCTGATCGCCAGGACGAGGAACAGCACACCTTCGACGAAGACCGCCGCCAGGGCTACCGGATAGCTCACGCCCATTCCCTGCACGACACCGTAGGTGAAGTAGGCGTTTAGCCCCATGCCGGGTGCCAGGGCAAACGGATAGTTGGCCCAGAGTCCCATGACCAGCGTAGCGATTGCCGAGGCCAGCGCAGTCGCGCGCGCGACGTCGTCGGGAGGCATGCCGGCATCTGCCAGGATCTTGGGGTTGACCAGCAGGATGTAGGCCATGGTCAGAAAGGTGACGACGCCTGCGCGCACCTCGGTCAGCACCGAAGTGCCTCGTTCTGACAGGCGGAAGTACCGGTTCAGCACGGCAAAGCAAGCGCAGCGCGTCAGCGGCTGCTGGAATATGCGAACGGTTGTGGGGGACGGGCAAGTTGATGTGTTTAGAAAAGCCGTCGAAAAACGGCCCGAATGCGGCCGATGATGTAGCATCCTGGATCGTCAGGAGGAAAGACGGCTTCCAGGTATGTACGGTTGGCGGGTAGCAGGTGAATCCGGTTGTTGGCGAAGACGAAGCGACGCGCCAGCAGGAGTTCGCCCACGAGGCAGGCCACCAGCTCTCGATTGGACAGGGCGTCCCGGGGGACTTCTTCGATCAGGAGCAGGTCGCCTTTGAAGATGCCGTCGCCGCTCATGCCATCATCACCTGCTCGGCCGATCAAGCAGGCGTCGGGATCAAGGCCGCGGGGGAGGAAAAAGGGATCGACAGAAAGAAAGCCGGCCGGTCGGGCTCGGAGTCGTTCCGGTTCATGGCTGGCGGTGCGACTGATAACCGGGAGGGTTGGGGCTTCGTCGGT
This DNA window, taken from Rhodothermus profundi, encodes the following:
- a CDS encoding NCS2 family permease, whose amino-acid sequence is MLNRYFRLSERGTSVLTEVRAGVVTFLTMAYILLVNPKILADAGMPPDDVARATALASAIATLVMGLWANYPFALAPGMGLNAYFTYGVVQGMGVSYPVALAAVFVEGVLFLVLAISGVRSAVLRAIPDPLKVATSGGIGLFLAIIGFQNAGLVVDSPATLVTLGPLTRPATLLALGTLVLMSLLLVRRIPGALLLGILAGTLGAWLTGLAPLPERWVQFPALPRETLAAFDFRTLLHAKLLSVVLAFLFVDFFDTAGTLMGIGRLGGFLNARGELARAREAFTADAVGTTLGALLGTSTVTTYIESATGIEEGGRTGLTAVVVAVLFLLSLFLAPLFTAIPAAATAPALILVGVLMMQGLTTLNWRKYEEAIPAFLTITLMPFTYSIANGIAFGLIAYVLLQVLRGRPRAVHPILYVLTILLSLYYALELGA
- a CDS encoding LexA family protein — its product is MKGRLTARQNEAYEFIRAYQRRHHKPPTLQEIGEALGIRSTNGVFKLLQALEKKGYLRRDPGAARGLHLLDTEDPFALTDEAPTLPVISRTASHEPERLRARPAGFLSVDPFFLPRGLDPDACLIGRAGDDGMSGDGIFKGDLLLIEEVPRDALSNRELVACLVGELLLARRFVFANNRIHLLPANRTYLEAVFPPDDPGCYIIGRIRAVFRRLF